The proteins below are encoded in one region of Argonema galeatum A003/A1:
- a CDS encoding S8 family peptidase, with the protein MTIYIIRPKAMSVARYLDLISKKFTVEKRQEQVQSVAWLQMEDPVQQEISDWIKDAQNRGVIEILNSRNAPKITGTTIAEMSDREAEQMRQDLPNVQILRDQLIDLIQPRRAVTPTKQKIDTSDLWHLQAIGLEAARRKGFERSGKNVTIAVFDTGIDSTHPELHGKIVESYSFDIKHWEALPTSPQDTDGHGTHIAGLICGKNVGVAPQAKLISSLILPRGVGNLSNFIQALEWAATRPDVQIINISASIRGCLNQMSDLVEDLLTVGLLPVCAVGNDGRNITCSPGNYKSVVSVGATNGNDRIASFSSSGTLVIDNHQYQVPYLVAPGEAVYSSVIGGGYEAWNGTSIATSIVSGIAALILEQYPDITVPELREELFSSCKDLGELKERQGQGLVQVTAAL; encoded by the coding sequence ATGACTATTTACATCATCCGCCCAAAGGCAATGTCAGTAGCACGCTACCTAGATCTTATTTCAAAAAAATTCACAGTTGAAAAGCGTCAGGAACAAGTTCAGTCAGTTGCCTGGTTACAAATGGAAGATCCCGTTCAGCAAGAAATTAGCGATTGGATTAAAGACGCTCAAAATCGAGGCGTTATCGAAATATTAAACAGTAGAAATGCGCCAAAAATCACAGGAACGACGATCGCGGAAATGAGCGATCGCGAAGCCGAACAAATGCGCCAAGACCTGCCAAATGTCCAAATTTTACGCGACCAGCTAATAGATTTGATTCAACCCCGACGCGCTGTTACTCCGACAAAGCAGAAAATCGACACATCTGACTTATGGCATTTGCAGGCTATAGGATTAGAAGCAGCACGTCGGAAAGGTTTTGAAAGGTCTGGTAAAAACGTCACCATTGCTGTTTTCGATACAGGCATAGACTCAACTCACCCAGAACTGCATGGTAAAATAGTTGAATCCTATAGTTTTGATATCAAACATTGGGAAGCTCTACCAACATCTCCCCAAGATACTGATGGTCATGGGACGCACATAGCAGGATTAATTTGCGGCAAAAATGTTGGCGTTGCACCACAAGCTAAACTGATCAGCAGTCTAATTTTACCACGGGGAGTTGGTAATCTTTCCAATTTTATTCAGGCACTAGAATGGGCAGCTACAAGACCAGATGTGCAAATTATCAATATTTCCGCTAGTATTCGCGGATGTTTGAATCAAATGAGCGATTTAGTTGAAGACCTATTAACTGTCGGTTTACTGCCTGTTTGTGCGGTGGGAAATGATGGACGCAACATCACCTGTAGTCCTGGAAACTATAAGAGTGTTGTATCTGTGGGAGCGACAAATGGTAACGATCGCATTGCCAGTTTCAGCAGCAGTGGCACCCTCGTTATTGATAACCATCAGTATCAAGTTCCCTACCTTGTCGCTCCAGGTGAGGCAGTTTATTCTTCAGTCATCGGCGGGGGGTATGAAGCTTGGAATGGCACATCAATAGCAACATCTATTGTTTCGGGTATAGCGGCGCTTATCCTAGAACAGTATCCAGATATCACAGTACCAGAACTCAGGGAAGAACTCTTTTCTAGCTGTAAGGATTTAGGTGAATTGAAAGAGCGTCAAGGTCAAGGACTTGTGCAAGTGACAGCGGCATTATGA
- a CDS encoding 4-hydroxy-3-methylbut-2-enyl diphosphate reductase, whose product MDTKAFKRSLQQSENYHRKGFGHQEEVAGVLKSEYQSNLIQEIRENNYTLQRGNVTIRLAEAFGFCWGVERAVAMAYETRQHFPGDRIWVTNEIIHNPSVNERLREMQVEFVPVNQGNKDFSSVSAGDVVILPAFGASVQEMQVLNDKGCKIVDTTCPWVSKVWNTVEKHKKKSYTSIIHGKYKHEETIATSSFADKYLIVLNMTEAEYVSNYILNGGDRDEFITKFSRAYSDGFDPDKDLEHIGIANQTTMLKSETEQIGKLFELTMMKKYGPSELNQHFQSFNTICDATQERQDAMLNLVEEKLDLMMVIGGFNSSNTTQLQQIAIERQIPSYHIDCAERIGPGNRIEHKLLHGNLEVEENWLSDGKIVVGITSGASTPDKVVEDTIEKIFELKVAAMV is encoded by the coding sequence ATGGACACAAAAGCTTTCAAACGATCGCTCCAACAATCGGAGAATTACCATCGCAAAGGATTTGGTCACCAAGAGGAAGTCGCTGGTGTCCTCAAATCCGAATATCAAAGCAATCTGATTCAGGAAATCCGCGAAAACAACTACACCCTACAACGGGGTAACGTTACCATCCGCCTAGCAGAGGCGTTTGGCTTTTGCTGGGGCGTGGAACGAGCTGTAGCGATGGCTTACGAAACTCGCCAGCACTTCCCAGGCGATCGCATTTGGGTGACAAACGAGATTATTCACAACCCTTCTGTAAATGAGCGGTTGCGGGAGATGCAGGTAGAGTTCGTTCCCGTTAACCAAGGTAATAAGGACTTTTCCAGCGTTAGTGCTGGTGATGTGGTGATCTTACCTGCCTTCGGTGCCAGCGTTCAAGAAATGCAGGTGCTTAACGACAAAGGTTGCAAAATAGTCGATACGACCTGTCCTTGGGTTTCTAAAGTTTGGAATACAGTCGAGAAACACAAGAAAAAAAGCTACACCTCGATTATCCACGGGAAGTACAAACACGAAGAAACGATCGCCACCAGTTCTTTTGCCGATAAATATCTCATCGTGCTGAATATGACAGAGGCTGAGTACGTTAGCAATTACATCCTTAACGGTGGCGATCGCGACGAATTCATAACCAAATTCAGCCGTGCTTACTCAGACGGATTCGACCCGGACAAGGATTTAGAGCATATTGGCATTGCCAACCAAACCACAATGCTCAAAAGCGAAACCGAGCAAATCGGCAAACTCTTTGAGCTAACCATGATGAAAAAGTATGGCCCTAGTGAATTAAATCAGCATTTCCAAAGCTTTAACACCATCTGCGACGCCACCCAAGAACGTCAAGATGCAATGTTGAATTTAGTGGAAGAAAAACTGGATTTAATGATGGTGATTGGTGGATTTAATTCTTCTAATACTACGCAATTACAACAAATTGCGATCGAGCGACAAATTCCTTCCTATCATATCGATTGTGCCGAACGAATTGGCCCAGGCAATCGCATTGAACATAAGTTATTGCACGGCAATTTAGAGGTAGAAGAGAATTGGTTGTCTGATGGAAAAATTGTAGTCGGTATTACTTCTGGTGCTTCGACGCCGGATAAAGTTGTAGAGGATACAATTGAAAAGATTTTTGAATTGAAGGTTGCTGCGATGGTTTGA
- a CDS encoding GDSL-type esterase/lipase family protein, whose amino-acid sequence MPHRWKTWPTWAFLSLAANGLLTLLLVWLLRDYWLPIDSQLNASTTRESLMREIPVSASPLGPRHQLSYQKWVAILEQEAKVVAENPPQHLNVLAGDSLSLWFPPDLLPSDTSWLNQGISGEVTAGLLRRLNLFDRSQPETIFVMIGINDLIRQVTDEDLLWKYRLIVRRLRRVHPQSLIVVQSILPHGGEQSTWEGRDRLLAIPNDRIRSLNLQLETIAQEERVKYFHLYPLFTDDQGNLRPELTTDGLHLNRQGYLVWRSALLMYRQMELNPVVGEQRSRGAEGQRGKGAKSSLFPSP is encoded by the coding sequence GTGCCCCATCGCTGGAAAACTTGGCCTACCTGGGCGTTTTTATCCCTGGCTGCTAATGGGTTACTAACACTGCTACTTGTCTGGCTGCTGCGCGATTATTGGTTGCCCATCGATTCCCAGCTAAATGCTTCCACGACACGAGAGAGCCTGATGCGTGAAATACCCGTATCGGCTTCTCCTTTGGGGCCACGCCACCAGCTGAGTTATCAAAAGTGGGTAGCCATCCTAGAGCAGGAAGCAAAGGTAGTAGCCGAAAACCCGCCCCAGCATTTAAATGTCTTGGCTGGGGATTCTTTGAGTTTATGGTTTCCGCCAGATTTATTACCCTCAGACACTAGCTGGCTGAATCAGGGGATTTCTGGGGAAGTTACGGCTGGATTACTGCGACGATTAAATTTGTTTGACCGCAGCCAGCCTGAGACCATTTTTGTGATGATTGGCATCAATGACTTGATTCGCCAGGTCACAGACGAGGATCTTTTATGGAAGTATCGGCTGATTGTACGCCGCTTGCGGCGGGTTCATCCCCAATCTCTGATTGTAGTGCAGTCGATTTTGCCCCACGGCGGCGAACAGTCAACCTGGGAAGGACGCGATCGCTTGCTTGCTATCCCCAACGATCGCATTCGATCGCTTAACCTACAGCTGGAGACGATCGCTCAAGAAGAACGAGTAAAATATTTTCATTTATACCCCCTGTTTACCGACGACCAAGGCAATCTTCGCCCCGAACTGACTACAGACGGACTCCACCTCAACCGCCAAGGCTATTTAGTTTGGCGTTCCGCATTGCTAATGTATCGCCAGATGGAACTTAACCCAGTTGTGGGGGAGCAGAGGAGCAGAGGGGCAGAGGGGCAGAGGGGCAAAGGAGCAAAATCTTCCCTCTTCCCTAGTCCCTAG